A region from the Natronoarchaeum mannanilyticum genome encodes:
- a CDS encoding glycerate kinase type-2 family protein codes for MIEDRDSLASSEARETALECIEAGIEAGHPRTVVRDAVALEGDSLSIADATYDLAEYEEVVVLGGGNAAAHVAVALEDILADRIDGGVVVTDDPVETERVTVREGDHPVPSERGVDATRELLAAADAADEETLVLAAITGGGSALMAAPAGDVSLADLQNTTDALLASGADIHEINAVRKHLSALKGGRLARRAAPATVASLILSDVVGNDLSVIASGPVAPDESTFDDAIAVLDRYGIDAPDAVVTRLERGAAGEIDETPRADDSAFATVSNHVVADGMTVLEAARAAAADRGYETLVLSSRVRGEARDAATTHVAVAEEIRATGTPVSPPAVVLSGGETTVTIRGDGTGGPNQEFATSAALELGGGGTDAEAGDDSGAEAGDEVGAEGRITVAAVDTDGIDGASDAAGALVDGTTVEDPDAAREALAENDVYPFLESRGGLVLTGPTGTNLNDLRVLVVD; via the coding sequence GCACTCGAGTGCATCGAGGCCGGCATCGAGGCGGGCCACCCCCGGACGGTCGTCCGCGACGCAGTCGCGCTCGAGGGGGACTCCCTCAGCATCGCCGACGCGACGTACGACCTCGCCGAGTACGAGGAGGTCGTCGTCCTCGGCGGCGGCAACGCCGCGGCGCACGTCGCGGTCGCGCTCGAGGACATTCTCGCCGATCGGATCGACGGCGGCGTCGTCGTCACGGACGATCCCGTCGAAACTGAGCGCGTGACGGTTCGCGAGGGCGATCACCCGGTGCCGAGCGAACGCGGCGTCGACGCGACGCGAGAGCTGCTCGCGGCCGCGGACGCGGCGGACGAGGAGACGCTCGTCCTCGCGGCGATCACCGGCGGCGGGAGCGCGCTCATGGCCGCTCCCGCTGGGGACGTCTCGCTCGCCGATCTCCAGAACACGACCGACGCCCTGCTCGCGAGCGGGGCGGATATCCACGAGATCAACGCGGTCCGCAAACACCTCTCGGCGCTGAAGGGCGGTCGGCTCGCGCGTCGCGCCGCGCCCGCGACGGTCGCCTCGCTGATCCTCAGCGACGTCGTCGGGAACGACCTGAGCGTGATCGCGAGCGGTCCCGTCGCCCCCGACGAGTCGACGTTCGACGACGCCATCGCCGTCCTCGATCGCTACGGGATCGACGCGCCCGACGCCGTCGTAACCCGCCTGGAGCGCGGCGCCGCGGGCGAGATCGACGAGACGCCGAGAGCGGACGATTCCGCGTTCGCGACCGTCTCGAACCACGTCGTCGCGGACGGCATGACGGTGCTCGAGGCGGCCCGAGCGGCGGCGGCCGACCGCGGCTACGAGACGCTCGTGCTCTCCTCGCGGGTCCGCGGCGAGGCCCGCGACGCGGCCACGACGCACGTCGCCGTCGCGGAAGAGATACGGGCGACCGGCACGCCGGTCTCGCCGCCGGCCGTGGTGCTCTCCGGCGGCGAGACGACGGTGACGATCCGCGGCGACGGGACGGGCGGTCCGAACCAGGAGTTCGCGACGAGTGCGGCGCTCGAACTTGGCGGCGGCGGAACCGACGCCGAAGCCGGGGACGATAGCGGCGCCGAAGCCGGAGACGAAGTCGGCGCCGAGGGCCGGATCACGGTCGCGGCGGTCGACACCGACGGCATCGACGGCGCGTCGGACGCCGCCGGCGCACTGGTCGACGGGACGACCGTCGAGGATCCCGACGCGGCACGCGAGGCCCTCGCCGAAAACGACGTGTATCCGTTCCTCGAGTCCCGCGGAGGCCTCGTCCTGACGGGACCGACCGGGACGAACCTCAACGATCTGCGGGTGCTGGTCGTCGACTAG